One Streptosporangium becharense genomic window, GCTCAAGGACAAGCAGCTCTACACCCTGGATCTGGGTGCCCTGGTGGCCGGTTCGCGCTACCGCGGCGACTTCGAGGAGCGCCTGAAGAAGGTCCTCAAGGAGATCCGCACCCGCGGCGACATCATCCTGTTCATCGACGAGCTGCACACGCTCGTCGGCGCGGGTGCCGCCGAGGGGGCGATCGACGCCGCCAGCATCCTCAAGCCGATGCTGGCCCGCGGTGAGCTGCAGACCATCGGCGCCACCACCCTCGACGAGTACCGCAAGCACCTGGAGAAGGACGCGGCGCTGGAGCGGCGCTTCCAGCCGATCCAGGTGGCCGAGCCCAGCCTCAGCCACACGATCGAGATCCTCAAGGGGCTGCGCGACCGTTACGAGGCGCACCACCGCGTCTCCATCACCGACGGCGCCCTGGTGGCCGCCGCGCAGCTGGCCGACCGCTACATCAGCGACCGGTTCCTGCCCGACAAGGCGATCGACCTCATCGACGAGGCCGGCTCGCGCATGCGCATCCGCCGCATGACCGCGCCGCCGGACCTGCGCGAGTACGACGAGAAGATCGCCAACGTCCGGCGCGACAAGGAGTCCGCGATCGACGCGCAGGACTTCGAGAAGGCCGCCGCGCTGCGCGACCAGGAGAAGCAGCTCCAGCTCAAGCGCGAGCGCCGCGAGAAGGAGTGGAAGGCCGGCGACATGGATGTCGTCGCCGAGGTCACCGAGGAGCTCATCGCCGAGGTCCTGGCGACCGCGACGGGCATCCCGGTCTTCAAGCTCACCGAGGAGGAGTCCCAGCGGCTGCTCCGCATGGAGGACGAGCTGCACAAGCGGATCATCGGCCAGGACGACGCCATCAAGGGTCTGTCCCGTTCGATCCGCCGCACGCGCGCCGGTCTGAAGGACCCGCGCCGTCCGGGTGGCTCCTTCATCTTCGCCGGTCCGTCCGGTGTCGGTAAGACCGAGCTGTCCAAGGCGCTCGCCGAGTTCCTGTTCGGGGACGAGGACACGCTGATCATGCTGGACATGTCGGAGTTCATGGAGAAGCACACCGTCTCCCGGCTGTTCGGCTCGCCTCCCGGCTACGTCGGATACGAGGAGGGTGGTCAGCTGACGGAGAAGGTGCGGCGCAAGCCGTTCTCGGTCGTCCTGTTCGACGAGATCGAGAAGGCTCACCCCGACATCTTCAACTCGCTGCTGCAGATCCTGGAAGACGGTCGTCTGACCGACGCCCAGGGCCGGGTGGTCGACTTCAAGAACACCGTCATCATCATGACGACGAACCTCGGCACCCGGGACATCTCCAAGGGGCAGGGTGTCGGCTTCGCGAGGTCCAACGACACCGAGTCGAACTACGACCGGATGAAGGCGAAGGTCCAGGAGGAGCTGAAGCAGCACTTCCGGCCCGAGTTCCTCAACCGCGTCGACGACATCGTGGTCTTCCACCAGCTCACGCCGAAGGAGATCATCCAGATCGTCGACCTGATGCTGGCCCAGGTGAGCCTGCGTCTGAAGGACCGCGACATGGGTCTGGAGGTCTCGCCGGAGGCCAAGCAGCTGCTGGCCGACCGTGGTTACGACCCGGTGATGGGTGCCCGTCCGCTCCGCCGGACGATCCAGCGCGAGCTGGAGGACATCCTCTCGGAGAAGATCCTGTACGGCGAGCTCCGTCCCGGCCAGGTGGTGAAGGTCTCGATCGAGGGCGAGGGAGAGAACGCCAAGTTCGTCTTCGCCGGTGAGCTGGCGGACCGGGTCCCCGACTCGGCCGCCGCCATCGCCGCGCCGATCCAGCAGTAGGTCCTGCCCGCCCGGTGGGCGGGATTCCGGGGCGGTGCCCGAGCGGCGCCGCCCCGGGCGAACAGAGCAGACCCCGTCGTGAAGGGATTCACGGCGGGGTCTGCTCATTTGTTATCTAAGGAGGTATCTCACCACGAAAGGTAGTACTACACTCTGTAGAGTGAACTCGGTGCGCCTCATTCGGTGACGCCTGCGTCGCTCTGACCGCGGTGAGGCCGGTATCGAGATCAGCCCGGCGACGTACCGGTGAATCAGCTCCGAGCATGGCGCGGGGCCGGTGCGCGTCAGGG contains:
- a CDS encoding ATP-dependent Clp protease ATP-binding subunit; the encoded protein is MFERFTDRARRVVVLAQEEARMLNHNYIGTEHILLGLIHEGEGVAAKALESLGISLEGVRQQVEEIIGQGQSAPSGHIPFTPRAKKVLELSLREALQLGHNYIGTEHILLGLIREGEGVAAQVLVKLGADLNRVRQQVIQLLHGYQGKEPAAAGGPTEAAPSTSLVLDQFGRNLTQAAREGKLDPVIGRDKEIERVMQVLSRRTKNNPVLVGEPGVGKTAVVEGLSQKIVKGEVPETLKDKQLYTLDLGALVAGSRYRGDFEERLKKVLKEIRTRGDIILFIDELHTLVGAGAAEGAIDAASILKPMLARGELQTIGATTLDEYRKHLEKDAALERRFQPIQVAEPSLSHTIEILKGLRDRYEAHHRVSITDGALVAAAQLADRYISDRFLPDKAIDLIDEAGSRMRIRRMTAPPDLREYDEKIANVRRDKESAIDAQDFEKAAALRDQEKQLQLKRERREKEWKAGDMDVVAEVTEELIAEVLATATGIPVFKLTEEESQRLLRMEDELHKRIIGQDDAIKGLSRSIRRTRAGLKDPRRPGGSFIFAGPSGVGKTELSKALAEFLFGDEDTLIMLDMSEFMEKHTVSRLFGSPPGYVGYEEGGQLTEKVRRKPFSVVLFDEIEKAHPDIFNSLLQILEDGRLTDAQGRVVDFKNTVIIMTTNLGTRDISKGQGVGFARSNDTESNYDRMKAKVQEELKQHFRPEFLNRVDDIVVFHQLTPKEIIQIVDLMLAQVSLRLKDRDMGLEVSPEAKQLLADRGYDPVMGARPLRRTIQRELEDILSEKILYGELRPGQVVKVSIEGEGENAKFVFAGELADRVPDSAAAIAAPIQQ